Proteins encoded within one genomic window of Agelaius phoeniceus isolate bAgePho1 chromosome 9, bAgePho1.hap1, whole genome shotgun sequence:
- the NANOS1 gene encoding nanos homolog 1, protein MEAFPGTKLEQHRHLPPVECLPGARYGGRSHSACGNVFNSWNDYLGLATLITKAVRPGKGFGPEPPSVVVAAAVPPAEEEEEEEEEEEEAAVPYFEGALDLHDLELCGHHHHHHHHHGEGLLEERFAEFSPFPGRGGPAAVVFDCSGEHPGREGSAHAWGGVVVAGRLPAHPRAASRLLKPELQVCVFCRNNKEAVALYTTHILKGPDGRVLCPVLRRYTCPLCGASGDNAHTIKYCPLSKVPAARQLRHARTALGRKGR, encoded by the coding sequence ATGGAGGCATTCCCGGGCAccaagctggagcagcaccGGCACCTCCCGCCCGTGGAGTGCCTGCCGGGCGCCCGCTACGGCGGCCGGAGCCACAGCGCCTGCGGGAACGTCTTCAACTCCTGGAACGACTACCTGGGGCTGGCCACGCTCATCACCAAGGCCGTGCGGCCCGGCAAGGGCTTcggccccgagcccccctcGGTGGTGGTAGCGGCCGCCGTGCCGCCggccgaggaggaggaggaagaggaggaggaggaagaagaggcgGCGGTGCCGTACTTCGAGGGCGCGCTGGACTTGCACGACCTGGAGCTGTGCGGGcatcaccaccatcatcacCACCATCACGGCgaggggctgctggaggagcgCTTCGCCGAGTTCAGCCCCTTTCCCGGgcgcggcggccccgccgcggtGGTGTTCGACTGCTCGGGGGAGCACCCGGGCCGGGAGGGCTCTGCCCACGCCTGGGGCGGCGTGGTGGTGGCGGGGCGGCTGCCGGCGCACCCGCGGGCCGCCTCCCGCCTGCTCAAGCCCGAGCTGCAGGTCTGCGTCTTCTGCCGGAACAACAAGGAGGCGGTGGCCCTCTACACCACGCACATCCTCAAGGGACCCGACGGCCGCGTCCTGTGCCCGGTGCTGCGGCGCTACACCTGCCCCCTGTGCGGCGCCAGCGGCGACAATGCCCACACCATCAAGTACTGCCCCCTGTCCAAAGTGCCGGCGGCCCGGCAGCTCCGGCACGCCCGGACCGCGCTGGGCAGGAAGGGCCGCTAG